From Vulpes vulpes isolate BD-2025 chromosome 7, VulVul3, whole genome shotgun sequence, one genomic window encodes:
- the XRCC2 gene encoding DNA repair protein XRCC2: protein MCSDFHRAESGTELLARLEGRSSLKEIEPYLFADEVSSVHGDILEFHGPEGTGKTEMLYHLTARCILPKSEGGLEVEVLFIDTDYHFDMLRLVTILEHRLSQSSEEMVKHCLGRLFLVNCNSSTQLLLTLYSLETVVCSHPSLCLLILDSLSAFYWIDRVNGGESVNLQEATLKKCAQFLEKLVNEYRLVLFATTQSIMQKTSNWTEGPSSAFNHPREADADYRPYLCKEWQQVVKHRIFFSKQEDFKTNQFSLVSRHLKSNSLKKHNFIIGENGIEFC, encoded by the exons ctCCTTGCCCGACTTGAAGGTAGAAGTTCCTTGAAAGAAATAGAACCATATCTGTTCGCTGATGAAGTTTCATCTGTACATG GTGATATTCTTGAATTTCATGGTCCAGAGGgaacaggaaaaacagaaatgctTTATCATTTAACAGCACGATGTATACTTCCAAAATCGGAAGGTGGACTGGAAGTAGAAGTCTTATTTATTGATACAGATTATCACTTTGATATGCTTCGGCTTGTTACAATTCTCGAGCATAGACTATCCCAAAGTTCAGAAGAAATGGTAAAACACTGCCTCGGAAGGTTGTTCTTGGTGAACTGCAATAGCAGCACCCAGCTGCTCCTCACACTGTACTCACTAGAAACTGTGGTTTGTAGCCACCCGTCCCTCTGCCTTTTGATCTTGGACAGCCTGTCAGCTTTTTACTGGATAGACCGTGTCAATGGAGGAGAAAGTGTTAATTTACAGGAGGCTACTCTGAAGAAATGTGCTCAGTTCTTAGAGAAACTTGTAAATGAGTATCGCTTAGTACTTTTTGCAACAACACAAAGTATAATGCAGAAAACCTCAAACTGGACAGAAGGACCTTCTTCTGCCTTTAACCATCCGAGGGAGGCAGATGCAGACTATAGACCCTATCTCTGTAAGGAGTGGCAACAAGTAGTAaagcacagaatatttttctccaaacaaGAGGATTTTAAAACCAACCAGTTTTCTTTAGTTTCACgtcatttaaaaagcaacagtttaaaaaagcataattttattATTGGAGAAAATGGCATTGAGTTTTGTTGA